From the Candidatus Methylomirabilota bacterium genome, the window CGCCGCACATCCGCATGGCGTGGCCGCTCCTGGTGCTGGTGGGCTTCTGCAACACGTTCTACCTCACCCAGACCAGCACCTATCTCCAGCAGCGCGTACCCGACCATCTTCGCGGGCGCGTGATGAGCCTCTACTCGCTCTGCTGGAACCTCATGCCGCTGGGCGGGCTGCTCGCAGGCGTGCTGGCGTCACTGGTCGATGCCCGCTTCGCGGTGCTGGTGGGCGGCGCGATGGTCGCGGTGAACGCGCTGCTGCTGCTGGGCTCGGCGCGGCTGCGCGCGAT encodes:
- a CDS encoding MFS transporter yields the protein PHIRMAWPLLVLVGFCNTFYLTQTSTYLQQRVPDHLRGRVMSLYSLCWNLMPLGGLLAGVLASLVDARFAVLVGGAMVAVNALLLLGSARLRAIR